One Beggiatoa leptomitoformis DNA segment encodes these proteins:
- a CDS encoding adenylate/guanylate cyclase domain-containing protein, whose translation MSSTSLQTLISYTPTLVQRHYAMQPNWQPTPHAEHLHAVSLFIDIYGLTPLAEQLLEQGSAGYTSLTNLLNVYIGHIIDIITEHGGEVLKFSGDALLVLWPVGVTGKDLTTVARRAAFCALELQAWQQTNPPAALPQLSTNNPFTHIGQAALTGLSLRILLDAGDIWSATVGGAEGQWELFVAGAPLLRLSTAQRYVQPNEVIIAPTAWQSLQRHCKGEILENHYIRLDSINRPLKPRYAPTIELLPETADCLRRYISPIILARLDIGQTHQLAELQQVSVLFLNIEGLDYHKSTVLTHIQDALYELQQTVLHFSGQIIQFLINDSGTLFIAAWGVSLDNDTTITDSIEKNAFYAIQSAQTMRIILHDQQLRGSIGISTGQVFCGNRGNAKRCHFDLIGMTMQRAAHLMQAAHDTIFCDSASYRASQAFLDFEPLPALQLPASTITIPVYRPLTRKKGSPHHPFHTDMIGRRQERQFLTRQLQTFQQGENGNTILIEAEEGLGKTLLCEDLLQQIGLPSLVCLYGSASATEKAAHIANNPYGIWRQLFNALLNYEMAGARVRGQPAEAPEVSAEFKMAAILGRLQSKPALLSRLPLLNIILSLNLPDNKLTSQMQGKVREENTQTLICALLKDILRRSKNRYLIIIDDIHLLDSASYALLYHVSRQVQPLLLILTSLPITPITGEKQNSQTTDYAQSLSQYSGTRHLRLKPLNIQETHALACRRLGVTRFTIDINDWLYAKTNGNPLLIEELAYTLQATTALRNIDGICHVSPTLHHELQTKTTQTILQKVIAERITQLPSPQQLTLETASVMGQTFNLNTLHGIYPIVIEKAELLKQLENLQKNLFTAQYEYRRYRADKNSYYLFKHTRVQQAAYQQLSSTYCIKIHHSLATWYETLYADNLTPYYPVLAHHWANANVLEKAIFYLEKAGEHAFRHYANKEAIHFFRQAITFDEKQAVMHSSSTQQAKWALYIGEAYFNLGQFTESRQFLKKALKALKEPLPQTRIGLSISLCQQICVQAWHLLFPIRLQTISTADSEHLLQTAQIYERLSSIAWIEQNVLLGLQTELKSLNLAENAQQSSAVLIKSYANLCLATGGFALNSLAELYSKRTTNHHIVPNGQILFLLSIHDLRQGRWQLSQAQLLQALLLAERVGDSRQQMENLNQLFWLHYFQAEWSEAIKKARSVYAIAHQQNDIQARVWGLCGQALGYLRLGELDNAIECLKSVQAMPSEEMKVTEATIVCGVLGLVYSQQGLTQKAIQMATKTAHLLAKQLPNTTDIAESYASVAQLYLQQWENAPNLSAKEYDAFSELSKRACRAFTRYANVFPILKSRAYLWEGLYAWLSGHSKRAHQHWQYSLEQAQLFNLPYEKALAHYEIARHLLITHPQRDYHLKEAQQGFTQLQAKYDMVRVKKLWKNEDTQ comes from the coding sequence ATGTCATCCACCTCCTTACAAACGCTGATTAGCTACACGCCAACCTTAGTGCAACGGCATTACGCAATGCAACCTAACTGGCAACCAACGCCCCATGCAGAACATCTGCACGCTGTTTCTTTGTTTATTGACATTTATGGACTCACACCACTAGCGGAGCAACTACTAGAACAAGGCAGTGCAGGCTATACATCCTTAACCAACCTGCTTAATGTATATATAGGACATATTATTGACATCATCACGGAACATGGTGGTGAGGTATTAAAATTTTCTGGAGATGCCCTCTTAGTCCTATGGCCTGTGGGAGTCACAGGAAAAGATTTAACCACTGTTGCGCGTCGAGCGGCATTTTGCGCTTTAGAATTACAAGCATGGCAACAAACGAACCCGCCTGCCGCATTACCGCAATTATCAACAAATAACCCTTTTACCCATATTGGGCAAGCCGCCTTAACAGGCTTGTCATTGCGCATTTTGCTGGATGCGGGAGATATTTGGTCGGCAACCGTTGGTGGTGCAGAAGGACAGTGGGAATTATTCGTTGCAGGCGCGCCCCTCTTGCGCTTAAGTACCGCACAACGCTATGTCCAACCCAATGAAGTTATTATTGCACCTACCGCATGGCAATCCTTACAACGGCATTGCAAAGGAGAAATACTGGAAAATCATTATATTCGCTTAGACAGCATTAATCGCCCCCTTAAACCGCGTTACGCGCCCACTATTGAATTATTACCCGAAACAGCCGATTGCTTACGCCGCTATATCTCCCCCATTATTTTGGCGCGTTTAGACATAGGGCAAACACATCAACTAGCTGAACTACAACAAGTAAGTGTTCTATTTCTTAATATTGAAGGATTGGACTATCACAAATCAACCGTATTAACACATATACAAGATGCACTGTACGAACTACAGCAAACGGTATTACATTTTTCAGGACAAATAATTCAATTTTTAATTAATGATAGTGGGACATTATTCATTGCCGCATGGGGCGTTTCCCTAGATAACGACACAACTATTACAGATTCTATAGAAAAAAATGCGTTTTATGCGATTCAATCCGCACAAACCATGCGCATAATTTTACACGACCAACAACTGCGTGGCAGTATTGGCATTAGTACAGGACAAGTTTTTTGTGGCAATCGGGGCAATGCTAAACGATGTCATTTTGATTTAATTGGTATGACCATGCAACGTGCAGCACACCTCATGCAAGCAGCACATGATACTATTTTCTGCGACAGTGCCAGCTATCGCGCAAGCCAAGCCTTTTTAGATTTTGAACCCTTACCCGCATTACAACTCCCTGCCAGCACTATTACTATTCCCGTTTATCGTCCCCTCACACGTAAAAAAGGTTCTCCACATCACCCTTTTCATACCGATATGATTGGAAGACGGCAAGAAAGGCAATTTCTCACCCGTCAACTACAAACCTTTCAACAAGGCGAAAATGGCAATACTATTTTAATTGAAGCAGAAGAAGGCTTAGGTAAAACCTTATTATGTGAAGACTTACTACAACAAATCGGCTTACCATCACTTGTTTGCTTATATGGCAGCGCGTCAGCAACAGAAAAAGCGGCACATATAGCCAATAATCCTTATGGGATTTGGCGACAACTCTTTAACGCCTTATTAAATTATGAAATGGCAGGGGCGCGGGTGCGTGGACAACCTGCTGAAGCACCTGAAGTCTCTGCTGAATTTAAAATGGCCGCCATTCTAGGACGTTTACAATCTAAACCCGCATTATTATCACGGCTTCCCCTCTTAAACATTATTTTATCCCTCAACCTGCCTGACAATAAATTAACCTCACAAATGCAAGGCAAAGTTCGAGAGGAAAATACCCAAACATTAATTTGCGCCTTATTAAAAGACATTTTACGTCGCAGTAAAAACCGCTATCTAATTATTATTGATGATATTCATTTACTAGACTCTGCCTCTTATGCCCTGCTTTACCACGTCAGCCGTCAAGTGCAACCTTTATTACTAATCCTAACCTCACTACCGATTACACCAATAACGGGAGAAAAACAAAATTCACAAACCACCGACTATGCACAATCACTGAGCCAATACAGTGGTACACGACATTTACGTTTAAAACCGCTGAATATACAAGAAACACACGCACTCGCCTGTCGACGACTAGGTGTTACCCGTTTTACGATAGACATTAACGACTGGTTATATGCAAAAACCAATGGTAATCCCCTCCTGATAGAAGAATTAGCCTATACCCTACAAGCAACAACCGCATTGCGTAATATAGATGGTATTTGCCATGTTAGCCCAACGTTACACCATGAATTACAAACTAAAACAACACAAACTATTTTACAAAAAGTAATTGCTGAACGCATTACCCAACTACCTTCCCCCCAACAACTGACCCTAGAAACGGCCAGCGTGATGGGACAAACCTTTAATTTAAACACACTACATGGGATTTATCCCATTGTTATAGAAAAAGCCGAACTACTCAAACAACTAGAAAATTTACAAAAAAACCTATTTACGGCGCAATACGAGTATCGTCGCTATCGGGCAGATAAAAATAGCTACTACTTATTTAAACATACCCGTGTTCAACAAGCGGCCTATCAACAATTATCATCCACCTACTGCATTAAAATTCATCACTCACTCGCAACATGGTATGAAACACTATACGCTGATAATTTAACGCCTTACTACCCCGTTTTAGCCCATCACTGGGCAAATGCCAACGTACTAGAAAAGGCGATATTTTATTTAGAAAAAGCAGGTGAACATGCTTTCCGTCACTATGCTAACAAAGAAGCAATACATTTCTTTAGACAAGCCATTACATTTGATGAAAAACAAGCAGTCATGCACAGCAGCTCGACACAACAAGCAAAATGGGCGTTATACATAGGAGAAGCCTATTTTAATCTCGGACAATTTACAGAAAGTCGTCAATTTCTCAAAAAAGCCCTAAAAGCCCTAAAAGAACCACTACCACAAACACGTATTGGTTTAAGCATCAGTCTTTGCCAGCAAATCTGCGTACAAGCATGGCATCTACTCTTCCCAATTAGATTACAAACCATTAGCACCGCAGACAGTGAACACCTATTACAAACCGCGCAGATTTATGAACGCCTGAGCAGTATCGCGTGGATTGAACAAAATGTTTTACTTGGCTTACAAACAGAACTTAAATCACTCAATTTGGCAGAAAACGCCCAACAATCCTCCGCTGTTCTGATTAAAAGTTACGCTAACTTATGTCTTGCGACAGGTGGATTTGCACTGAATTCACTTGCAGAACTGTATAGCAAACGGACAACGAATCACCATATCGTGCCAAATGGGCAGATATTATTTTTACTCAGTATTCATGACCTACGGCAAGGACGCTGGCAACTCAGCCAAGCGCAACTCTTACAAGCCTTATTGTTAGCCGAGCGTGTAGGCGATAGCCGACAACAAATGGAAAACTTAAATCAACTGTTTTGGCTACACTATTTTCAAGCAGAGTGGTCAGAAGCGATAAAAAAAGCCCGTAGTGTTTATGCCATCGCTCACCAACAAAACGATATACAAGCGCGTGTCTGGGGTTTATGCGGACAAGCACTAGGCTACTTACGCTTAGGTGAATTAGACAACGCTATAGAATGCTTAAAATCTGTACAAGCGATGCCCAGTGAAGAAATGAAAGTAACTGAAGCAACAATAGTTTGTGGCGTGTTAGGGCTGGTTTATAGTCAACAAGGACTCACGCAAAAAGCCATTCAAATGGCAACTAAAACCGCCCATTTACTGGCTAAACAATTGCCCAACACCACAGATATTGCAGAAAGTTATGCCAGTGTTGCACAACTGTATTTACAACAATGGGAAAATGCACCCAATCTTTCAGCAAAAGAATATGATGCGTTTAGCGAACTTTCAAAACGCGCCTGTCGCGCTTTTACCCGCTATGCAAACGTTTTCCCTATTTTAAAATCAAGAGCTTACTTATGGGAAGGACTTTATGCGTGGTTAAGCGGTCATTCCAAACGGGCGCATCAACATTGGCAATACAGCCTAGAACAAGCCCAACTGTTTAATCTCCCTTATGAAAAAGCACTTGCTCACTATGAAATAGCCCGCCATTTGCTCATTACGCACCCACAACGTGATTACCATCTAAAAGAAGCGCAACAAGGGTTTACCCAACTACAAGCCAAATATGACATGGTACGGGTAAAAAAACTGTGGAAAAATGAAGATACTCAATAA
- a CDS encoding phosphate/phosphite/phosphonate ABC transporter substrate-binding protein → MLKQYTKIIIFLLSVWGIPNQVNGEQGKPRPLIFGILPFMSPITMFNRFAPLRDYLSHQTHYLFLLETAPNFAEHLSRLSQRRYDLVLTAPHIIPLAIESKDYQVIAVSRDPIIACVIVTPESPIHTLLELAQKKVAIPPETSLITMIGRDMLMNVGLIAEKTPQYINFPSHNAAYQAVLGGQVDAAIVSINTLPSTTVAEKKFREISQHKIMNSIGFLVAKDLPIELQEQLKNIVLNMEKESQGIVTLTAIKYTGFQNSQNIDFDDMQHYAKRLKELELMPNPSP, encoded by the coding sequence ATGCTAAAACAATATACAAAAATAATTATTTTTTTGTTGAGTGTGTGGGGAATACCAAATCAAGTCAATGGCGAACAGGGAAAACCCCGCCCGTTGATTTTTGGGATATTACCGTTTATGAGTCCGATTACGATGTTTAATCGGTTTGCGCCGTTACGTGATTATTTAAGTCACCAAACACATTATCTTTTTTTACTAGAAACCGCGCCTAATTTTGCAGAACATTTGAGCCGCCTTTCACAACGGCGTTATGATTTGGTGTTGACAGCCCCGCATATTATCCCGCTTGCCATAGAATCTAAAGATTATCAAGTTATTGCTGTTAGTCGTGACCCCATTATAGCCTGTGTCATCGTTACGCCTGAAAGTCCTATTCATACCCTCCTAGAGCTAGCCCAGAAAAAAGTTGCCATCCCGCCAGAAACGTCCCTGATTACGATGATTGGGCGCGATATGTTGATGAATGTAGGGCTGATTGCGGAAAAAACCCCACAGTACATCAATTTTCCAAGCCATAACGCGGCATATCAAGCGGTGTTAGGAGGACAAGTCGATGCCGCTATTGTGTCTATTAATACATTGCCATCGACAACCGTAGCAGAAAAAAAATTTAGAGAGATTTCACAACATAAAATCATGAACTCTATTGGATTTTTGGTGGCAAAAGACTTACCCATTGAGTTACAAGAACAGTTAAAAAACATTGTGTTAAACATGGAAAAAGAATCACAAGGTATAGTGACCTTAACTGCTATAAAATATACGGGCTTTCAAAATAGCCAGAATATCGACTTTGATGATATGCAACATTACGCCAAGCGTCTTAAAGAATTAGAACTCATGCCCAATCCGAGCCCTTAA